Proteins encoded by one window of Brienomyrus brachyistius isolate T26 unplaced genomic scaffold, BBRACH_0.4 scaffold32, whole genome shotgun sequence:
- the LOC125721155 gene encoding uncharacterized protein LOC125721155, protein MVEYNHNFCLLFQKMENIWIEGVKRRMKKVKDPEVIQEVVVFEEEEEDFIHSYIKKLEEETHSYFTSHVCPRKNYYYYACERSNKATGYSKGEPNKTRANSCRAYVSFSIIKDAGFTGAIVHKMLKHSGHDINIQEEGVKNRVDPELLAFIDMWLEQGLSVSETLLKSVDWAQRHGHTDRCNRRYYVTPEDIRMIKKSINALIFADVKDSISVDKLCTSELKENICFYQPLSDDQPLIIVVQTPWQKQLLKEHPHPMMFMDATYKGMTSYGYAFYALLLRSWIGRGYPFAYFIISQESTSTLSLCLQKLSISNPGFLPRSVMIDRDLKELNAVREIFPSAKVLVCWFHVLQAVHRWLVKRDGGNLPVAKRNMVIQAMVSMKMCLTEDEFDNTSAAKCKELDSYLGSKHISTYLKNQWISCGELWSNFGRSFNHENSETNNKAERFFLTMKYQFLKGNTNRWIDLLLKLLCGDVHKYYW, encoded by the exons ATGGTAGAATACAATCATaatttttgtttactttttcaGAAAATGGAGAACATTTGGATTGAAGGTGTCAAACGAAGAATGAAGAAGGTTAAAGATCCTGAGGTCATCCAAGAAGTTGTTGTTtttgaagaggaggaggaggatttCATACATTCCTATATCAAGAAGCTAGAAGAGGAAACTCACAGCTATTTTACATCTCATGTCTGTCCTCGCAAGAACTATTACTATTACGCATGTGAGAGATCAAACAAAGCAACAGGATATAGCAAAGGAGAACCAAACAAAACCAGGGCTAATTCTTGCAGGGCCTATGTGTCTTTCAGTATAATCAAGGATGCTGGATTTACAGGTGCTATTGTGCACAAAATGCTGAAACACAGTGGACATGATATTAACATTCAAGAAGAGGGTGTAAAAAACCGTGTTGACCCAGAACTACTGGCTTTTATAGATATGTGGCTTGAGCAAGGACTATCGGTCTCAGAAACACTTTTGAAGAGTGTTGATTGGGCACAGCGCCATGGACATACAGATAGATGCAATCGTCGATACTATGTTACACCAGAGGATATTAGGATGATCAAGAAGAGCATAAATGCTCTAATTTTTGCTGATGTGAAAGACAGTATCAGTGTGGACAAACTATGCACATCAGAGCTAAAGGAGAACATTTGTTTTTATCAGCCATTAAGTGATGACCAACCACTGATTATTGTAGTACAGACACCCTGGCAAAAACAACTACTTAAAGAACATCCACATCccatgatgtttatggatgccaCCTACAAAGGCATGACCTCATATGGCTATGCATTTTATGCATTGCTTCTGAGAAGCTGGATTGGAAGAGGATACCCATTTGCATACTTCATTATCAGTCAGGAATCAACATCTacactctctctctgcctgcaaAAACTTTCAATTTCTAATCCTGGCTTTCTTCCTCG GTCAGTGATGATTGACAGAGATCTAAAAGAGCTAAATGCAGTAAGAGAGATATTTCCATCAGCAAAGGTCCTTGTTTGCTGGTTTCACGTGCTGCAG GCTGTGCATAGGTGGTTGGTGAAACGAGATGGAGGAAACCTGCCAGTGGCCAAGAGAAACATGGTGATTCAAGCAATGGTGTCAATGAAGATGTGTTTAACA GAAGATGAGTTTGACAACACGTCTGCCGCAAAATGTAAAGAGCTGGATTCCTACCTTGGAAGTAAACACATATCTACTTACCTGAAGAATCAGTGGATTTCCTGTGGAGAGCTGTGGTCTAATTTTGGCAGGTCATTCAATCATGAAAACAGTGAAACCAACAACAAAGCAGAGAG ATTCTTCCTCACGATGAAATATCAATTCCTGAAAGGGAACACCAACAGATGGATTGACCTACTCCTTAAACTGCTCTGTGGTGATGTTCACAAATATTACTGGTAA